One segment of Parvularcula sp. IMCC14364 DNA contains the following:
- a CDS encoding potassium/proton antiporter produces MPDTGPIFFTLALFAAGGILVGAAGSRLGAPMLLIFLMAGMLAGREGPGGIEFDQSTLAYFLGSAAIAVILFEGGLRTKPRILKQGLRPGVMLAVPGTVLTAFIVAPVAMLLFDMSFISALLLGAIVSSTDAAAVFALAASGIKLPEKVVSTLEVESGFNDPIAIILVIGLVETLAGQPLQSWEWVVQPVYMLAAGALVGYGVGLLSADLFRHVKLPVGLKAILTIALGLLAFGLADLLSGSGFLAIYLTGVTLAWRAPVVAEDAAPGVDGLAWLAQTGLFLMLGLYVTPSHIAVVALPAAITAIALFALARPAASFLLLLPFKFTVPEKGFIAWTGLRGATPVFLGILPLLGGAPNASLYISVALAVVLVSLVVQGWTAPLVARQLQLCEATAPPDRGEVFSRLGSMSVVLLAGVWFAVANSPVRNIFMEPESSSELIAMVGAGEMLGAGEDSLIATFPADFSDLSVADRQPVYADVVALAMTQVNREIAAEREELLAMLNKEADGTALSLEEQTRRDILARKYKGRYEETGDLLARINQIPPSLAISQSVLATGWGGADGLMQRNAIFGGRAGANYETIIDAARDYADLLNSHPVFSEFRTQSAEMTDGDKDDASGAALAQYVGGYISGNADEYINAINELIRANDLNRYDIADPGTT; encoded by the coding sequence ATGCCCGATACCGGCCCCATATTCTTCACGCTTGCCCTGTTTGCCGCAGGTGGCATCCTGGTCGGTGCGGCCGGCAGCCGTCTGGGCGCGCCCATGCTGCTCATCTTCCTGATGGCGGGTATGCTGGCAGGGCGTGAAGGACCAGGCGGCATTGAATTTGATCAGTCTACACTTGCATATTTTCTTGGCAGTGCTGCCATCGCTGTCATTTTGTTTGAAGGGGGCCTGCGCACCAAACCGCGCATCCTGAAACAGGGGCTGCGCCCCGGCGTCATGCTTGCCGTACCCGGAACGGTGCTGACTGCCTTCATTGTCGCCCCCGTTGCCATGCTGCTGTTTGACATGAGTTTCATAAGCGCATTGCTGCTTGGGGCCATTGTTTCATCTACCGATGCGGCGGCTGTCTTTGCCCTGGCAGCAAGTGGTATCAAACTGCCCGAAAAAGTCGTCTCCACACTGGAGGTGGAAAGCGGCTTTAACGACCCGATTGCCATTATTCTGGTGATCGGTCTTGTGGAAACGCTCGCTGGCCAACCCCTGCAATCCTGGGAATGGGTGGTACAACCGGTATATATGCTCGCGGCGGGAGCCCTTGTCGGCTATGGTGTCGGGCTTCTGTCTGCTGATCTTTTCCGGCATGTGAAGTTACCTGTCGGCCTGAAAGCCATCCTGACGATTGCCTTGGGTCTGCTGGCTTTTGGCCTTGCGGACCTGTTGAGCGGCAGCGGCTTTCTGGCGATTTACCTGACAGGCGTCACCCTTGCCTGGCGCGCGCCCGTGGTTGCAGAAGATGCCGCGCCGGGCGTCGACGGACTTGCCTGGCTGGCCCAGACTGGCCTGTTCCTGATGCTGGGCCTTTACGTTACCCCCTCGCATATCGCTGTCGTGGCCCTGCCTGCTGCGATCACCGCAATTGCTCTTTTCGCGCTTGCGCGCCCGGCGGCCAGCTTCCTTTTGTTACTGCCCTTCAAGTTTACAGTGCCTGAAAAGGGGTTCATCGCCTGGACAGGCTTGCGCGGTGCCACACCCGTTTTTCTTGGTATCCTGCCATTGCTTGGCGGCGCGCCCAATGCCAGTCTTTATATCTCCGTAGCCCTTGCCGTCGTTCTGGTTTCTCTCGTGGTACAGGGCTGGACCGCGCCCCTTGTGGCCCGGCAACTGCAATTGTGTGAGGCAACAGCGCCGCCTGATCGGGGAGAGGTTTTCTCGCGTCTCGGTTCCATGAGCGTGGTGCTGCTGGCAGGCGTCTGGTTTGCTGTCGCCAATTCCCCTGTACGGAACATTTTCATGGAACCGGAGAGCAGCTCGGAGCTGATCGCCATGGTTGGCGCTGGCGAGATGCTTGGCGCAGGTGAAGACAGTCTCATCGCCACCTTCCCGGCAGACTTTTCAGACCTGTCAGTTGCAGACCGACAGCCCGTCTATGCAGATGTGGTCGCCCTTGCCATGACGCAGGTCAATCGTGAGATTGCTGCTGAACGCGAAGAGTTGCTCGCCATGCTGAACAAGGAGGCTGACGGAACCGCCCTGTCACTGGAAGAACAGACACGCCGCGATATCCTCGCCCGTAAATACAAGGGCCGCTATGAAGAGACCGGCGACCTCCTTGCCCGGATCAACCAGATCCCGCCCTCACTGGCGATTTCCCAGTCTGTTCTGGCAACCGGCTGGGGCGGCGCAGACGGCCTGATGCAACGCAACGCCATTTTTGGCGGTCGCGCTGGGGCAAATTATGAAACCATTATAGATGCCGCACGCGATTATGCTGACCTGTTGAACTCTCACCCGGTTTTTTCAGAATTCCGTACACAAAGCGCTGAAATGACAGACGGTGATAAAGACGATGCGTCAGGCGCCGCGCTTGCACAATATGTGGGTGGCTATATTTCCGGTAACGCCGATGAATACATCAACGCGATCAATGAACTGATCCGCGCCAATGACCTCAACCGCTATGATATCGCCGATCCCGGCACAACCTGA